Proteins from a genomic interval of Danio rerio strain Tuebingen ecotype United States chromosome 4, GRCz12tu, whole genome shotgun sequence:
- the LOC137490843 gene encoding uncharacterized protein, whose translation MAFIKEESEDVKIEESFTIKQEDLQKQTDLIGENEWSKEEEHHVKIEEKTHLQTDGILQSRDKNCFTCTQCGKSSGRKGDHKIHMMIHTGERPFTCTQCGKSFSKSSYLNQHMMIHTGEKPFTCTQCGKRFTLSSYLNNHMMIHTREQPFTCTQCGKRFNCSSSLNKHMRIHTGEKPFTCTQCGNRFNCSSHLNRHMRSHTGEKPFTCTQCGRSFSCSSNLYQHMIIHTGEKPYTCTQCGKSFSQSTHLNQHMRIHTGEKPFTCSRCGKSFSQSSSLNQHIRIHTGEKPFTCTQCGKSYRRSSTLNKHMRVHTGEKPFTCT comes from the exons atggcgtttattaaagaggagagtgaagatgtgaagattgaagaatcATTCACaatcaaacaggaagatctgcagaaacaaacag acctaattggaGAGAATGAGTGGAGTAAAgaagaggaacatcatgtcaaaattgaggaaaaaactcatttacagactgatggtattttgcaAAGTAGAGACAAGaattgtttcacctgcactcagtgtggaaagagttctGGAAGAAAAGGCGATCataagattcacatgatgatccacactggagagaggccattcacatgcactcagtgtgggaagagtttcagcaaatcatcataccttaatcaacacatgatgatccacactggagagaaaccattcacatgcactcagtgtggaaagcgTTTCACCCTATCATCATACCTTAATAAccacatgatgattcacactaGAGAgcaaccattcacatgcactcagtgtgggaagaggtttaactgctcatcatcccttaataaacacatgaggatccacactggagagaaaccattcacatgcactcagtgtggtaatagatttaactgctcatcacaccttaatcgacacatgaggagccacactggagagaaaccatttacttgcactcagtgtgggaggagtttcagcTGCTCATCAAACCTTTATCAACACATGAttatccacactggagagaaaccatacacatgcactcagtgtgggaagagtttcagccaatcaacacaccttaatcaacacatgaggatccacactggagagaaaccattcacgtgcagtcggtgtgggaagagtttcagccaatcatcatctcttaatcaacacataaggatccacactggagagaaaccattcacatgcactcagtgtgggaagagttataGACGCTCATCaacccttaataaacacatgagggtccacactggagagaaaccatttacttgcacttgA